From a region of the Candidatus Aminicenantes bacterium genome:
- a CDS encoding sigma-70 family RNA polymerase sigma factor — protein MIMDDDQTLIRRILKGDRSSFEQLMQQYNKRMFNFIFRMVRDEEIAVELTQDFFIKIFTVIHKYNFQYKFSTWAYRICYNLVIDHVRKQPVYVDSLDQNPLSRKQLAGTDQVVREDGFTNLEKAEMRDYIWAMVDRIPEKYRYLILLRYQQGLKYEEIAGVTDLPVGTVKNRIFKAKELIRREIAEDGMPTK, from the coding sequence ATGATAATGGATGACGATCAGACATTGATCAGGCGGATCCTGAAAGGAGATCGATCATCCTTTGAGCAACTGATGCAACAGTACAACAAGCGCATGTTTAACTTTATTTTTCGCATGGTACGCGATGAAGAAATCGCCGTGGAGTTGACGCAGGACTTTTTTATCAAGATCTTCACGGTTATTCACAAGTACAATTTCCAATACAAATTTTCCACCTGGGCTTATCGGATCTGCTACAACCTGGTTATTGATCATGTACGCAAACAACCTGTATACGTGGATTCTCTGGATCAAAACCCGTTGTCACGCAAGCAATTGGCTGGAACCGACCAGGTGGTGCGTGAGGACGGTTTTACCAATCTGGAAAAAGCAGAGATGCGTGACTACATATGGGCTATGGTGGATCGGATCCCGGAAAAATACCGCTACCTGATCCTGCTGCGTTATCAACAAGGATTGAAATACGAAGAGATCGCAGGCGTTACCGACTTGCCGGTGGGGACGGTAAAAAACAGGATTTTCAAGGCCAAGGAACTGATCCGCAGGGAGATTGCAGAAGATGGAATGCCCACAAAATGA
- a CDS encoding outer membrane lipoprotein carrier protein LolA — protein MRPRPIRSTPWPWGLSVAATEPETGTPVVLRRFALTLPLSILLMVSGHLLPEDAPMRCSTLEAARATMQSIKPFRATFVQQVYYDEELAIEEKGDLLFVHPRRIRWTYRDPELKIFLLEADRYRFYEPEARQLTLGVMRGRQGGWIWQLLASTDVDVVESCPPSGKEMVLRDPVDGTRFQLRLDDQHRVVRVEHMDSGGARHVYLLQDYRARVAVSGDEFQLEIPEDTEVVNMDAESP, from the coding sequence ATGAGACCGAGACCGATAAGATCAACTCCGTGGCCCTGGGGATTGTCTGTGGCTGCAACTGAACCTGAAACGGGCACGCCCGTGGTTCTCAGGCGATTTGCTTTAACCCTCCCGCTCTCTATCCTGCTCATGGTTTCCGGGCACCTATTGCCGGAGGATGCGCCCATGCGGTGTTCCACCCTGGAGGCTGCGCGCGCAACCATGCAATCGATAAAACCCTTCCGCGCGACATTTGTGCAGCAGGTTTACTATGACGAAGAACTGGCGATCGAAGAGAAAGGCGACCTGTTGTTTGTCCATCCACGCAGGATACGCTGGACCTACCGTGATCCCGAACTAAAGATCTTTCTGCTGGAGGCGGACCGCTATCGTTTTTATGAACCGGAGGCCCGCCAACTGACCCTCGGTGTCATGCGGGGCCGGCAAGGCGGGTGGATATGGCAACTTCTGGCATCAACGGATGTGGATGTAGTCGAATCCTGCCCTCCGTCGGGAAAGGAAATGGTGCTGCGGGATCCAGTCGACGGCACACGTTTCCAGCTTCGCCTGGACGATCAACACCGGGTTGTCCGTGTGGAACACATGGATTCGGGGGGGGCACGCCACGTTTACCTGTTGCAAGACTACCGGGCCCGGGTGGCGGTTAGCGGGGATGAATTTCAACTAGAGATCCCCGAAGACACGGAAGTGGTGAACATGGATGCGGAATCACCTTGA
- a CDS encoding zf-HC2 domain-containing protein → MECPQNERLAHYVEGDLSPIQSAMIRDHLIHCKPCRSRLRQFQKVEAGLVYPPMRTPPLCIEKSVMRRLFPVLPTYGAVLAFVAASFLLLVTWIYIYFDFANNSLVQAMQVTSNRLFRFAGGIVQGISAVFSTVYASFKAFSKLLSAVLNLQIQAELLLFMLLIAAMGPAVVLYRMIFARQRKQRQTRAI, encoded by the coding sequence ATGGAATGCCCACAAAATGAAAGGCTTGCACACTACGTAGAAGGAGATCTCAGCCCGATTCAATCCGCCATGATCCGTGATCACTTGATTCATTGCAAACCTTGCCGTTCCCGGTTGCGCCAGTTTCAAAAAGTGGAAGCGGGACTTGTCTATCCGCCCATGCGCACACCTCCGCTTTGTATCGAGAAATCGGTCATGCGTCGTTTGTTTCCCGTGTTGCCGACTTACGGGGCCGTGCTGGCTTTTGTGGCGGCCAGTTTTCTGCTTCTGGTTACCTGGATCTACATTTATTTTGATTTTGCCAACAACAGCCTGGTTCAAGCCATGCAGGTCACTTCCAACCGGCTTTTCCGCTTTGCCGGGGGGATTGTCCAGGGGATATCTGCTGTTTTTTCCACTGTTTACGCCTCTTTTAAGGCATTTTCCAAGTTGCTTTCCGCCGTGCTGAACCTTCAAATCCAAGCGGAACTCCTGCTCTTTATGTTACTGATTGCGGCCATGGGGCCGGCCGTGGTTCTGTATCGCATGATTTTTGCGCGCCAACGGAAACAACGGCAAACGCGGGCGATATAA
- a CDS encoding phosphate butyryltransferase has protein sequence MIRNFSELRAAAASRREVVVGVPSPEDDNSIRTILLCRREGIGKFVLSGRKDVIESCIKDNGGNPDDFQIIPAASASQAAAVVVALAREQKVGVILKGFLSTAELMAPVLHRETGLRTGRLLSDILVVENPIPAGDSGLLGMTDGGLNILPGLEEKKQIVENAAAVFHCLGIPEPRIGIMAASEKVKEAMPATLHARELTDMNRRGTIQGCKVYGPLALDIAVSREAAEHKGIADAVAGNVQIMVVPSVEAGNLLGKAFTYYLRIPVAHVIIGARLPILIPSRNETETDKINSVALGIVCGCN, from the coding sequence ATGATTCGGAATTTCAGCGAATTGAGAGCCGCGGCTGCATCTAGACGGGAAGTAGTGGTGGGAGTTCCGTCACCGGAGGACGACAATTCCATCCGCACAATCCTGTTGTGCCGCCGTGAAGGCATTGGCAAATTCGTCCTCAGCGGCCGAAAAGATGTGATCGAAAGTTGCATTAAAGACAACGGCGGCAATCCGGATGATTTTCAGATCATTCCCGCGGCTTCAGCATCGCAAGCCGCCGCCGTGGTGGTTGCACTGGCCCGGGAACAGAAGGTCGGTGTGATTTTAAAGGGTTTTCTATCCACCGCTGAATTGATGGCGCCGGTGTTGCATCGCGAGACCGGCCTGCGCACCGGGCGCTTGCTCAGCGACATACTGGTGGTTGAGAATCCCATCCCGGCGGGGGATTCCGGCTTGCTGGGCATGACCGACGGCGGGTTGAACATCCTGCCCGGTCTGGAAGAAAAAAAGCAGATTGTTGAAAACGCTGCCGCCGTATTTCATTGCCTGGGTATACCTGAACCCCGGATCGGCATCATGGCGGCTTCAGAGAAAGTCAAGGAAGCCATGCCCGCTACGCTGCATGCCCGGGAGTTGACGGACATGAACCGCAGGGGAACGATCCAGGGATGCAAAGTCTATGGCCCACTGGCCCTGGATATCGCTGTGTCCCGTGAAGCCGCGGAACACAAGGGCATCGCCGATGCCGTTGCCGGCAATGTCCAGATCATGGTGGTCCCGAGTGTGGAAGCCGGGAATCTCCTGGGTAAGGCGTTCACATACTACCTGCGGATTCCAGTCGCTCACGTGATCATAGGAGCCCGCCTTCCCATTCTCATTCCTTCACGCAATGAGACCGAGACCGATAAGATCAACTCCGTGGCCCTGGGGATTGTCTGTGGCTGCAACTGA
- a CDS encoding YdcF family protein, whose protein sequence is MSDTCGCRRPFFNMVGIKRFLCACLCIVIALGMVTCAKPWLKGLEAGECVPADYGDVILVLGGGLRPNLNFGYSTAERLKLAVSLYRQNSRAIIVSDGSLYRGSPAVPVMKTWLTRQGVAPEHIILEGRSQNTLQNLTHGLALVRSRGFQQVIACTSPYHQARVKMLMQHLDYPDFRIARMDESEIRFHSGVRQWLRNLRLIAREYLAILRFRLFRSALP, encoded by the coding sequence GTGTCTGACACCTGTGGCTGCCGACGACCGTTTTTCAACATGGTAGGCATAAAGCGATTCCTTTGCGCATGCCTCTGTATCGTGATTGCCTTGGGCATGGTAACCTGTGCCAAACCCTGGTTGAAAGGCTTGGAAGCGGGAGAGTGTGTTCCCGCAGATTATGGCGACGTGATCCTGGTTCTGGGCGGCGGACTCAGACCCAACCTGAATTTCGGCTACAGCACGGCCGAACGTCTGAAACTGGCGGTTTCACTTTACAGACAAAACTCCCGTGCCATCATCGTTTCGGATGGCTCTCTTTACCGCGGCAGTCCGGCCGTACCCGTGATGAAAACGTGGTTAACCCGGCAGGGAGTCGCTCCCGAACACATTATCCTGGAAGGCCGCAGCCAAAACACCCTGCAAAACCTCACCCACGGGCTGGCCTTGGTCAGAAGCCGGGGATTTCAGCAGGTGATTGCATGCACGTCACCCTATCATCAGGCGCGGGTGAAAATGCTCATGCAACATTTGGACTATCCTGATTTCCGCATCGCGCGCATGGATGAATCCGAAATCCGTTTCCATTCCGGAGTGCGACAATGGCTGCGCAACCTGCGTTTGATCGCGCGTGAATACCTGGCTATCCTGCGCTTTCGCCTTTTCAGAAGCGCATTGCCTTGA